In one Vicugna pacos chromosome 22, VicPac4, whole genome shotgun sequence genomic region, the following are encoded:
- the KLHL26 gene encoding kelch-like protein 26 isoform X2: MADKNGALKCTFSAPGHSTSLLQGLATLRAQGQLLDVVLTINRETFHAHKVVLAACSDYFRAMFTGGMREASQDVIELKGVSARGLQHIIDFAYSAEVTLDLDCVQDVLGAAVFLQMLPVVELCEEFLKAAMSVETCLNIGHMATTFSLASLKESVDAFTFRHFLQIAEEEDFLHLPLERLVFFLQSNRLQSCAEIDLFRAAVRWLQHDPARRLRASHVLCHIRFPLMRSSDLVDSVQTLDIMVEDVLCRQYLLEAFNYQVLPFRQHEMQSPRTAVRSDVPSLVAFGGTPYTDSDRSVSSKVYQLPEPGARHFRELTEMEVGCSHTCVAVLDNFVYVAGGQHLQYRSGEGAVDACYRYDPHLNRWLRLQAMQESRIQFQLNVLCGMVYATGGRNRAGSLASVERYCPRRNEWGYACSLKRRTWGHAGASAGGRLYISGGYGISVEDKKALHCYDPEADQWEFKAPMSEPRVLHAMVGAGGRIYALGGRMDHVDRCFDVLAVEYYVPEADQWTSVSPMRAGQSEAGCCLLDRKIYIVGGYNWRLNNVTGIVQVYNTETDEWERDLHFPESFAGIACAPVLLPRAGTRR, encoded by the exons ATGGCCGACAAGAATGGGGCCCTCAAGTGCACCTTCTCGGCCCCTGGCCATAGCACCAGCCTCCTGCAGGGCCTCGCCACCCTCCGCGCCCAGGGCCAGCTCCTGGACGTTGTGCTCACCATCAACCGAGAGACCTTCCACGCGCACAAGGTAGTCCTGGCTGCCTGCAGTGACTACTTCAG GGCCATGTTCACGGGCGGCATGAGGGAGGCAAGCCAGGATGTTATCGAGCTGAAGGGCGTGTCAGCCCGCGGCCTGCAACACATCATCGACTTCGCCTATAGTGCTGAGGTGACGCTGGACCTGGACTGTGTGCAGGACGTGCTGGGCGCAGCTGTGTTCCTGCAGATGCTGCCTGTGGTGGAGCTGTGTGAGGAGTTCCTCAAGGCCGCCATGAGCGTGGAGACCTGCCTCAACATCGGCCACATGGCCACCACCTTCAGCCTGGCCTCGCTCAAGGAATCGGTGGATGCCTTCACCTTCCGGCACTTCCTGCAGATTGCTGAGGAGGAGGACTTCCTGCACCTGCCGCTGGAGCGCCTGGTCTTCTTCCTGCAGAGCAACCGGCTGCAGAGCTGTGCCGAGATCGACCTGTTCCGCGCAGCTGTCCGCTGGCTGCAGCACGACCCTGCCAGGCGGCTGCGCGCCAGCCATGTGCTCTGCCACATCCGCTTCCCGCTCATGCGGTCATCAGACCTGGTGGATAGCGTGCAGACGCTGGATATCATGGTGGAGGACGTGCTGTGCCGCCAGTACCTCCTGGAGGCCTTCAACTACCAGGTGCTACCCTTCCGGCAGCATGAGATGCAGTCTCCGCGCACAGCTGTGCGCTCGGACGTGCCCTCACTGGTCGCCTTCGGCGGCACGCCCTACACCGACAGCGACCGCTCCGTCAGTAGCAAGGTGTACCAGCTGCCAGAGCCGGGCGCCCGCCACTTTCGTGAGCTTACAGAGATGGAGGTCGGCTGCAGCCACACGTGCGTGGCTGTGCTGGACAACTTTGTGTACGTGGCGGGGGGCCAGCACCTGCAGTACCGCAGTGGCGAGGGTGCTGTGGACGCCTGCTACCGCTATGACCCCCACCTGAACCGCTGGCTGCGCCTGCAGGCCATGCAGGAGAGCCGGATCCAGTTCCAGCTGAACGTGCTGTGCGGCATGGTGTATGCCACGGGTGGCCGCAACCGGGCTGGCAGCCTGGCCTCGGTGGAGAGGTATTGCCCGCGGCGCAACGAGTGGGGCTATGCCTGCTCGCTGAAGCGCCGCACGTGGGGCCACGCAGGCGCCTCGGCTGGGGGCCGCCTCTACATCTCGGGAGGCTATGGTATCTCAGTGGAGGACAAGAAGGCCTTGCACTGCTATGACCCTGAGGCTGACCAGTGGGAGTTCAAGGCACCCATGAGTGAGCCCCGAGTACTCCATGCCATGGTGGGTGCTGGCGGCCGCATCTATGCCCTGGGTGGCCGCATGGACCATGTTGACCGTTGCTTCGACGTGCTGGCGGTGGAGTACTACGTGCCCGAGGCAGACCAGTGGACCAGCGTGAGCCCCATGCGGgcaggccagtcagaggccggcTGCTGCCTGCTGGACAGGAAGATCTACATCGTTGGGGGCTACAACTGGCGACTCAACAACGTGACAGGCATTGTGCAGGTGTATAACACCGAGACAGACGAGTGGGAGCGCGACCTGCACTTCCCAGAGTCCTTTGCAGGCATCGCCTGTGCCCCTGTCCTGCTGCCCCGGGCTGGAACCAGGAGGTAG
- the KLHL26 gene encoding kelch-like protein 26 isoform X3: protein MAESGGGGGAGGGGFGAGPGPERPSRAMFTGGMREASQDVIELKGVSARGLQHIIDFAYSAEVTLDLDCVQDVLGAAVFLQMLPVVELCEEFLKAAMSVETCLNIGHMATTFSLASLKESVDAFTFRHFLQIAEEEDFLHLPLERLVFFLQSNRLQSCAEIDLFRAAVRWLQHDPARRLRASHVLCHIRFPLMRSSDLVDSVQTLDIMVEDVLCRQYLLEAFNYQVLPFRQHEMQSPRTAVRSDVPSLVAFGGTPYTDSDRSVSSKVYQLPEPGARHFRELTEMEVGCSHTCVAVLDNFVYVAGGQHLQYRSGEGAVDACYRYDPHLNRWLRLQAMQESRIQFQLNVLCGMVYATGGRNRAGSLASVERYCPRRNEWGYACSLKRRTWGHAGASAGGRLYISGGYGISVEDKKALHCYDPEADQWEFKAPMSEPRVLHAMVGAGGRIYALGGRMDHVDRCFDVLAVEYYVPEADQWTSVSPMRAGQSEAGCCLLDRKIYIVGGYNWRLNNVTGIVQVYNTETDEWERDLHFPESFAGIACAPVLLPRAGTRR from the coding sequence GGCCATGTTCACGGGCGGCATGAGGGAGGCAAGCCAGGATGTTATCGAGCTGAAGGGCGTGTCAGCCCGCGGCCTGCAACACATCATCGACTTCGCCTATAGTGCTGAGGTGACGCTGGACCTGGACTGTGTGCAGGACGTGCTGGGCGCAGCTGTGTTCCTGCAGATGCTGCCTGTGGTGGAGCTGTGTGAGGAGTTCCTCAAGGCCGCCATGAGCGTGGAGACCTGCCTCAACATCGGCCACATGGCCACCACCTTCAGCCTGGCCTCGCTCAAGGAATCGGTGGATGCCTTCACCTTCCGGCACTTCCTGCAGATTGCTGAGGAGGAGGACTTCCTGCACCTGCCGCTGGAGCGCCTGGTCTTCTTCCTGCAGAGCAACCGGCTGCAGAGCTGTGCCGAGATCGACCTGTTCCGCGCAGCTGTCCGCTGGCTGCAGCACGACCCTGCCAGGCGGCTGCGCGCCAGCCATGTGCTCTGCCACATCCGCTTCCCGCTCATGCGGTCATCAGACCTGGTGGATAGCGTGCAGACGCTGGATATCATGGTGGAGGACGTGCTGTGCCGCCAGTACCTCCTGGAGGCCTTCAACTACCAGGTGCTACCCTTCCGGCAGCATGAGATGCAGTCTCCGCGCACAGCTGTGCGCTCGGACGTGCCCTCACTGGTCGCCTTCGGCGGCACGCCCTACACCGACAGCGACCGCTCCGTCAGTAGCAAGGTGTACCAGCTGCCAGAGCCGGGCGCCCGCCACTTTCGTGAGCTTACAGAGATGGAGGTCGGCTGCAGCCACACGTGCGTGGCTGTGCTGGACAACTTTGTGTACGTGGCGGGGGGCCAGCACCTGCAGTACCGCAGTGGCGAGGGTGCTGTGGACGCCTGCTACCGCTATGACCCCCACCTGAACCGCTGGCTGCGCCTGCAGGCCATGCAGGAGAGCCGGATCCAGTTCCAGCTGAACGTGCTGTGCGGCATGGTGTATGCCACGGGTGGCCGCAACCGGGCTGGCAGCCTGGCCTCGGTGGAGAGGTATTGCCCGCGGCGCAACGAGTGGGGCTATGCCTGCTCGCTGAAGCGCCGCACGTGGGGCCACGCAGGCGCCTCGGCTGGGGGCCGCCTCTACATCTCGGGAGGCTATGGTATCTCAGTGGAGGACAAGAAGGCCTTGCACTGCTATGACCCTGAGGCTGACCAGTGGGAGTTCAAGGCACCCATGAGTGAGCCCCGAGTACTCCATGCCATGGTGGGTGCTGGCGGCCGCATCTATGCCCTGGGTGGCCGCATGGACCATGTTGACCGTTGCTTCGACGTGCTGGCGGTGGAGTACTACGTGCCCGAGGCAGACCAGTGGACCAGCGTGAGCCCCATGCGGgcaggccagtcagaggccggcTGCTGCCTGCTGGACAGGAAGATCTACATCGTTGGGGGCTACAACTGGCGACTCAACAACGTGACAGGCATTGTGCAGGTGTATAACACCGAGACAGACGAGTGGGAGCGCGACCTGCACTTCCCAGAGTCCTTTGCAGGCATCGCCTGTGCCCCTGTCCTGCTGCCCCGGGCTGGAACCAGGAGGTAG
- the KLHL26 gene encoding kelch-like protein 26 isoform X1 gives MAESGGGGGAGGGGFGAGPGPERPSSMADKNGALKCTFSAPGHSTSLLQGLATLRAQGQLLDVVLTINRETFHAHKVVLAACSDYFRAMFTGGMREASQDVIELKGVSARGLQHIIDFAYSAEVTLDLDCVQDVLGAAVFLQMLPVVELCEEFLKAAMSVETCLNIGHMATTFSLASLKESVDAFTFRHFLQIAEEEDFLHLPLERLVFFLQSNRLQSCAEIDLFRAAVRWLQHDPARRLRASHVLCHIRFPLMRSSDLVDSVQTLDIMVEDVLCRQYLLEAFNYQVLPFRQHEMQSPRTAVRSDVPSLVAFGGTPYTDSDRSVSSKVYQLPEPGARHFRELTEMEVGCSHTCVAVLDNFVYVAGGQHLQYRSGEGAVDACYRYDPHLNRWLRLQAMQESRIQFQLNVLCGMVYATGGRNRAGSLASVERYCPRRNEWGYACSLKRRTWGHAGASAGGRLYISGGYGISVEDKKALHCYDPEADQWEFKAPMSEPRVLHAMVGAGGRIYALGGRMDHVDRCFDVLAVEYYVPEADQWTSVSPMRAGQSEAGCCLLDRKIYIVGGYNWRLNNVTGIVQVYNTETDEWERDLHFPESFAGIACAPVLLPRAGTRR, from the exons CATGGCCGACAAGAATGGGGCCCTCAAGTGCACCTTCTCGGCCCCTGGCCATAGCACCAGCCTCCTGCAGGGCCTCGCCACCCTCCGCGCCCAGGGCCAGCTCCTGGACGTTGTGCTCACCATCAACCGAGAGACCTTCCACGCGCACAAGGTAGTCCTGGCTGCCTGCAGTGACTACTTCAG GGCCATGTTCACGGGCGGCATGAGGGAGGCAAGCCAGGATGTTATCGAGCTGAAGGGCGTGTCAGCCCGCGGCCTGCAACACATCATCGACTTCGCCTATAGTGCTGAGGTGACGCTGGACCTGGACTGTGTGCAGGACGTGCTGGGCGCAGCTGTGTTCCTGCAGATGCTGCCTGTGGTGGAGCTGTGTGAGGAGTTCCTCAAGGCCGCCATGAGCGTGGAGACCTGCCTCAACATCGGCCACATGGCCACCACCTTCAGCCTGGCCTCGCTCAAGGAATCGGTGGATGCCTTCACCTTCCGGCACTTCCTGCAGATTGCTGAGGAGGAGGACTTCCTGCACCTGCCGCTGGAGCGCCTGGTCTTCTTCCTGCAGAGCAACCGGCTGCAGAGCTGTGCCGAGATCGACCTGTTCCGCGCAGCTGTCCGCTGGCTGCAGCACGACCCTGCCAGGCGGCTGCGCGCCAGCCATGTGCTCTGCCACATCCGCTTCCCGCTCATGCGGTCATCAGACCTGGTGGATAGCGTGCAGACGCTGGATATCATGGTGGAGGACGTGCTGTGCCGCCAGTACCTCCTGGAGGCCTTCAACTACCAGGTGCTACCCTTCCGGCAGCATGAGATGCAGTCTCCGCGCACAGCTGTGCGCTCGGACGTGCCCTCACTGGTCGCCTTCGGCGGCACGCCCTACACCGACAGCGACCGCTCCGTCAGTAGCAAGGTGTACCAGCTGCCAGAGCCGGGCGCCCGCCACTTTCGTGAGCTTACAGAGATGGAGGTCGGCTGCAGCCACACGTGCGTGGCTGTGCTGGACAACTTTGTGTACGTGGCGGGGGGCCAGCACCTGCAGTACCGCAGTGGCGAGGGTGCTGTGGACGCCTGCTACCGCTATGACCCCCACCTGAACCGCTGGCTGCGCCTGCAGGCCATGCAGGAGAGCCGGATCCAGTTCCAGCTGAACGTGCTGTGCGGCATGGTGTATGCCACGGGTGGCCGCAACCGGGCTGGCAGCCTGGCCTCGGTGGAGAGGTATTGCCCGCGGCGCAACGAGTGGGGCTATGCCTGCTCGCTGAAGCGCCGCACGTGGGGCCACGCAGGCGCCTCGGCTGGGGGCCGCCTCTACATCTCGGGAGGCTATGGTATCTCAGTGGAGGACAAGAAGGCCTTGCACTGCTATGACCCTGAGGCTGACCAGTGGGAGTTCAAGGCACCCATGAGTGAGCCCCGAGTACTCCATGCCATGGTGGGTGCTGGCGGCCGCATCTATGCCCTGGGTGGCCGCATGGACCATGTTGACCGTTGCTTCGACGTGCTGGCGGTGGAGTACTACGTGCCCGAGGCAGACCAGTGGACCAGCGTGAGCCCCATGCGGgcaggccagtcagaggccggcTGCTGCCTGCTGGACAGGAAGATCTACATCGTTGGGGGCTACAACTGGCGACTCAACAACGTGACAGGCATTGTGCAGGTGTATAACACCGAGACAGACGAGTGGGAGCGCGACCTGCACTTCCCAGAGTCCTTTGCAGGCATCGCCTGTGCCCCTGTCCTGCTGCCCCGGGCTGGAACCAGGAGGTAG